TTAGACGTGTCTACAAAGAAGGCGGTGTGCGTTCCCTGTATCGTGGCGTGGGTAAGTTATTGTTTAGGCGAATTGGATCTCTTTTAGCTTGCAGTTTAGAATTTAAAGGGTTTAGTTGAGTGTTGCTCTTGTTATCACCCAGTTATCACCCGGTTTTCCTCTTCATATATTTAGTTTCTTGGTCACACACTCCCACCATAAAGCATAAATTTTAGGGAAGATTTAGGTCAGTGTTTAGTTAACAAGACAACCAGCCATGCTAGCTTATGTGTACTTATGTACTATGTTCACCTTGTATCATTGTGACTTGTTGTTTGACCAGGACCTACACTTGTTGGAATCCTTCCATATGCTGGTTTGAAGTTCTACATATATGAGGAGCTCAAAAGAAGAGTTCCTGATGAGCATCAAAAATCTATTGTATTACGTCTTTCGTGTGGAGCTTTGGCTGGCTTGTTTGGACAGACCTTCACATACCCATTGGATGTTGTTAGGCGACAAATGCAGGTAAATTTCTTATTGTATTCTATTTTCTTGCGCTTTCTTTCCCATTCCGTTTTCATTTGATATTACTCTGTATTTCTATTTTCAGGCAAAATGAATTCCtgtgttttattttctgtttagGTCTTCTTTGATGGACTGGCATTTCTAGGGATGCTAGAATTCATTATTAGACGTGGATGCACTTATATTTTTGTTCTTAATGCCCATTATATACCTTATTGGTTGTTTTGCTCAGCGCCTTTGGAACAATGTTTtactgatttatttatttatttatttattactccaTTCTGCGTGGTTTTTATGATCAATAACATACTAGTTGGATTCCCTCTCCCATATCATCTGAAAGGATGAGTTAGCTTTGCCCTTTCAAAGAGGTTAACCTGATTTTtttccttataaaaaaaaaaaaaaaaaaaaaaaaacatactggTTGGATTGAGGCCATGACTTCAACTATTCCCAGAGCCTGCCAATGGTGAACATAGACATTTTGTAGTAAGTGGGAGTGTAGTAAATATACCACAAGTTATTGTTGCAAACTCAAGATGCTAGCATAAATTTTGAATGGGTTCTCGAAAAGTTGGCAGTTGCTCTGTTGATTTTAAGGAGATGCGACGGGATTAGGTCATGTGAAGTGATCCGTGCTACTATCAATCAGTTTCCTACAGAAATACATGGTCTTTGGACATGTCAAGCTTATGTTATCCAGTCGTGTTGATTTGACCTGAATATGGCTGTGCTGTGACTGCCGTCCATGTGACATGAGTATCATATAATCAGCTGTTCGTGTAAAATGAGACGGGGAAGTGTGTATTGTTAGTTTCATTCCGCATAattgaacaatcagattttttttgtttatcccTTTGTTGCCATTTTTTGTTCCGGTTCTGGTTCTTATGATCAATTTGGCGAATGAGAAAGCACAATTTGGAAATCTTAGTCATGGTCAATCCACTATCGCCATCTTTAGATGGACATCTCTTATCTAACAGTTAATTTTATTGTACAAGAGTGTATGATTACTTGTTGATCAGATGGTTTACGTGACAATAAATTCCATGAGAAGTGTCAACTTGTGTGTATGAGGGCTGACTTTTGGATAAAATTGTTTCCAGGTTGAAAATTTGCAGCAAGGTGGAGCAAGGTATAGAAATACCATCGAAGGACTTCGAGGCGTTGTGCAAAGTCAAGGATGGAGGCAGCTGTTTGCTGGTCTGAGTATTAACTACATCAAAGTTGTCCCGTCCGTAGCCATCGGTTTCACGACTTACGACATCATGAAGTCTTGGCTGAACATTTCGTATCAGCACAAACGACAAGGGATATCTGGTGGATGaaattcaaactcaaatttAACCAAGACAGTAAGGCCAAGGCCAAGGTACAAGGAAATGTGAGTCCTCTAATTTGATGACATACATGTTCACGATTGATGTATTTTTGACTCAAAATCTTGAGAAAACTAGATAATTAATTTAGTACAGATGATTAATATATACTATACTTCTACATTGATTCGACTCAGATCTCAAATTGAATGCCTAATTTGTACAGAGCTAATTGCACtctagacttcactcaaagacAGAAAACAGAGCAAAGAAATACAAAGTTATGGACTGTAGAACGACGCCCCACATTTGCATTTCCAACTAATAGGCTCATAATTTGCAAACTGTATCCCTAAGTGGCCGCCGCTGATGGTGGGTACTTGAATGGCTACACAAGGATTGCAACCATAACATTTGTGATCACAATCTGGGGGTCTTGAACCCAGTTCATTCATTCCTCTATAGCTTTCTGCTTCTGATGTCTTCTTTGAATCCTATAAAAATGTTTAGCAATGGTAAGAGAAGGAGAGAGATATAAGTAGACAAATAATGTGAGAAAGGGAGAGAACGGAGATGTTATACCTGTATAGAACTGTAGGGAGCTTGCTGTGAAGTTTCTGAAACTCCACCAATACCTGAAAACAGAAGATTCAATTAAGTTAAGAACAGATGATAAAGATATAATTGTTTTGACTCCGGGACTGGAAGTAGCCAAATTTCTTACCTGATAGTTGAGAAGAAGTGTCATGATTTGGAATCAAAACCCTACTAGTTGCAGGAACCCAACCCACAATTTGCACAAGTAATACTACAATGCAGATGAACAACCTACTCCTCCTCATTGCTCCCAAAAACTCAAATGATGAATGTGATGATTATGTATGTCTatttttttagagagagaaagttagaGTGAAATATGATTCAGATTACTTTGAGTTGAACaatgttatgaatgatttaATGCTCATTATATATGAAATTTCTGCCAATAAGTTTATTGGCTTTTCTTCTTGCATTGggaggagagggagagagagaaacaGAGAGAGAGGTTTGCTTGAAAGACAAGGGATTGCTGCTGCTGATAGCTCTTCATATATCAATGACAACTCACTTGCAAAACACCAGAAAAAAACAcaggttttttctttgttttaatttttatttattttaggtaggtttgaatctttgattgtaAGACACCTTTTCTCTGTCAAAATGACAGCTGCCATTTATGGATCTGAGAAAGAAGATACtgaaaaagaa
This Spinacia oleracea cultivar Varoflay chromosome 6, BTI_SOV_V1, whole genome shotgun sequence DNA region includes the following protein-coding sequences:
- the LOC110801056 gene encoding mitochondrial carrier protein CoAc1 isoform X2, which encodes MTYERYRFWLYDNCPSLGTGPVVDLIAGSAAGGTAVLCTYPLDLARTKLAYQVVDKRPTFRSSSNSSPSYSGVQDVFRRVYKEGGVRSLYRGVGPTLVGILPYAGLKFYIYEELKRRVPDEHQKSIVLRLSCGALAGLFGQTFTYPLDVVRRQMQVENLQQGGARYRNTIEGLRGVVQSQGWRQLFAGLSINYIKVVPSVAIGFTTYDIMKSWLNISYQHKRQGISGG
- the LOC110801057 gene encoding EPIDERMAL PATTERNING FACTOR-like protein 6, whose amino-acid sequence is MRRSRLFICIVVLLVQIVGWVPATSRVLIPNHDTSSQLSGIGGVSETSQQAPYSSIQDSKKTSEAESYRGMNELGSRPPDCDHKCYGCNPCVAIQVPTISGGHLGIQFANYEPISWKCKCGASFYSP